The genomic stretch AGCAGCACCTGGCCGGTGGCGAACATGTGGTGCGCCCAGACGCTCATCGACAGGCCGGCGATAGCGATGGTGGCGGCGACCAGACCCTTGTAACCGAAGATCGGCTTGCGGGAGAAGACCGGGATGATCTCGCTGATGATGCCGAAGAACGGCAGCGCGATGATGTACACCTCGGGGTGCCCGAAGAACCAGAACAGGTGCTGCCACAGCATCGGGCCGCCGGTGTCCGGGCTGTAGACGTGGGCGCCGAGGAGACGGTCGGCGGCGAGCGCGAACAGCGCGGCGGCCAGCAGCGGGAAGACCAGGATCACCAGGAGGCTGGTGACCAGCATGTTCCAGGTGAAGATCGGCATCCGGAACATGGTCATGCCGGGGGCGCGCAGGGTCAGGATCGTGGTGATCAGGTTGACCGCGCCGAGGATCGTGCCCAGACCGGAGATGGCCAGGCCGACCACCCACATGTTCGCGCCGACACCGGGAGCGTGCTCGGTGGTGCTCAGCGGGGTGTAGGCCGTCCAGCCGAAGTCCGCCGCGCCGCCCGGGGTCAGGAAGCCGGCGGTGGCCATGGTGCCACCGAACAGGTACAGCCAGTACGCGAAGCTGTTCAGCCGCGGGAAGGAGACGTCCGGAGCGCCGATCTGGATCGGCACGATGTAGTTACCGAAGGCGAACACGATCGGCGTCGCGAAGAACAGCAACATGATCGTGCCGTGCATGGTGAACAGCTGGTTGTACTGCTCGGGCGAGAGGAACTGCAGCCCGGGCCGGGCCAACTCGGCCCGCATGATCAGGGCCATCAGACCACCGATCATGAAGAACACGAACGCGGTGACCATGTACATGATCCCGATTTGCTTGGCGTCCGTGGACCGCAACAGCCGCGCGATGGCCGACCCCTTGACCGGCTCCCGGACCGGCCAGGGCCGGGTCACGACCGGCTTCGGTGCGACGGTGGTCACGAGTGGCCTCCGGTTCCTGGGTTGTCCCGCTCGGCACGCGTGTCTCTACGGGCCGTCATCCGCAAGGAGGATAGTCCCCGGCAGGTGAGAGCGCCGCGTGGGGTCACCGGGCGTGGATCACAGCGGGCCGAGAAGCAACCGGTAATGCTCGCCGAAGATACGGTCGCCGCGTCCGCGCAGCAGCGGGTCGCGGAGCGCCGGCGGCACGTCCCGGGTGCGGTTGCGGTCCCGGGTCCGGTCCCGCACCCACCGGGTACGCGGCCGGCGGCGGCTCTCGTACGCGGTCAGCGCCGCCTCGACGCTCCCGGCGGCGCGCAGCGACTCGGCGAGCACCACCGCGTCCTCCAGGGCCATCGCGGCACCCTGGGACAGGGTCGGCGCGGTGGCGTGGGCGGCGTCACCGACCAGCAGCACCCGGCCCCGGTGCCAGCGCCCGAGTTCGACCTCGTCGGTGACGCTGGCGTGCACCGTGCCGAGCGCGTCGAGCACCTCGGGCACCGGGCCGCCGTAGCCGCCGAACAGCTCGCGCATCCCGGCCCGTGGGTCGGCCGGCGGTGCGGTGCCGGCCTCGTCGGCGTAGCAGTGCAGCCGACCCGCGCCGATCGGCACCACCAGGATCCCGCTGCGTTGCCCGAGCAGCGCGGTCCAGTCCCGCACCACCGGCCCGTCGCGCACCACTCCCCGGTAGACCACCTGGCCGGCGGGACGGGGCGGTCCGCCGAGCGCGGCCAGCACCCGGATCGAGGAACGCGGACCGTCGGCGCCGATGACCAGGTCGTACTCGGTCTGGGTGCCGTCGACGAAGGTGACGCCGACGGTGTTCGGCAGCAGGTCGATGGTGCGCACCTCGGCACCGTGCCGGACCGCGCCGCCGGCCCCGCTGAGCAGGACCCGGTGCAGGTCGGCGCGGGGCAGGGCGCGGCATTCGCCGACGCCGGCCCAGAGTGTGTCGAGGTCGACGTCGCACAGCGGCACGCCGGCCGCGTCCAGGAAACGCTGGCGGTGGATGACCTGCCCGTAGGGGCGTACCGGGTCGTCGAGGTCGAGTCGACGCAGCGCGCGGGCGGCGTTGCCCGGCAGGTAGAGACCGGCGTCGGCGAGTTCGCCCGGGGGTGCCTTGTCGGTCACGTCGGGCCGGAAGCCCGCCAGACGCAGCGCCCGGGCCACGGCCAGACCGGCGATGCCCGCGCCGACGACGAGAATGCGCAGGGGGGAGCCACGCATGGGGTTGTACGCCTCCGGAGGGGTCGGCACGCGTTGGAGGCAAGACACTACTCGGCGCAATCGGTGCACGCCAGAGGCAATTAGCCCACGACGGACATCCCTCGACGACCGCCACCCCTCCCGTCGGCGCCGCCCACCGCCGGGCCGGAGAGCCCCGGGTGACCGATCGGCGCGTACAACCGGGCGGAGGGTGCGAAAGGATCAGACGCGGCTGAGGCGTACCGCGTCGGCGACCACGTAGCCGCTGGCGGAACTCCAGCGGCTGACGGCCACCCGGTTGGCGTCGCCGGCCGGCAGGGCGAAGGTGCCGAGGCTGCGCCACCGTCCGCCGCCGGTGCGCTGGTCCACCTGGATGGTCCGGTTGCCACCGATGGTGGTGCCGATGTACGGGGTCGCGCTGTTGTAGCCGGGGTCGGCCGGGTGCCAGACCTCCACCCGGTAGGTGGCACTGGCCGGGACGTCGAAGCGGTACCAGGCGGCGTCGCTGGCGGCGACCGGTGTGGCGTACCGGTAGTCGGGGCCGTGACGTTGCCCCGAGTACGAGGAGACGCCCCAGTTCGTGCCTGCGGTGAACCGGCCAGCGGTGCCGTTGTCGACGGTCGCGGTCCACGTGGTGCTGCCGGACATCCGCGCCGCGACGTCGGCACGCATCACGTTCAGGTCGATGAAAGACGGGTCGATCTTGCCGGTGGTGCTGGTCTCGCGGTGTCCTCGGGAGTGGCTGGCGTCCCGGCCGAGTCGGGTGAGCACGGCGGCCGTGGCGGCAACCGAGGCGGCGTACTGGGCGGCGGTCATCTGCTGGTCGACGCCGTTGTAATCGATCTCCCAGCCGACCATGAGGGTGTTGCCGTCGCCGGTCGGGATCGGCCCGCTGCCGCCGCTGGCGCCGGCGTGGTTGGATCGTCGCCATCAGGAATCCCGGAGCAGGTCGGCGAGGCACTCGGCCGGCGGGGCGGCGCTCGCGGCGGCGGGCCGGGTGAACAGGGTGAGCGCGGCGGCCATCAGGGCCGGCACGCCGAGCAGCCCTCGGCGGCACAGGCGGACAGGGTGGGCATGGTGGGCAGGAGCCATGGCGAGCCTCCCGGACGACGATGCTTGTCGATGTGGCCGAGACGCTACAGCGGCACGACGACCGATGTCGATAGTCTCCGCGAAGATCACTGTCGATGAAAATTTCCACCAGTCGACGCGGTTGCCAAGGTCGGTGCGGGCGCGCACACTGGCGGAGCCGACGACGGGAGGACCGACTGTCCGCACAGATACGCCTCACGGTGACGGGCTCGTCCTGCGCCCGTGGGCGGAACGTGACCTGCCCCAACTCGTCCTGATCTTCGACCATCCGGAGATGGCCCACCGGCTGCCGGTGGCCTCGCCGTTCGACCGGACCGCGGCCGAGGCGTACCTGGCGAAGGCGAGCGCCTCCCGGGAACGGCTGTACCTGGCCGTCACCGGCCCCGACGACCTGGCCCTGGGCGAGGTGATGCTCAACCTGGTCACCGGCGGCATCGGGTACGCGGTCGGGCCGCCCTACCGGGGCCGCCGGCTGGCCGCTCGGGCACTGCGGCTGGTCACCGCGTACGCCGACTCGATCCCGGGGCTGCCGAGCACGTACCTGGAGATCGAGGCGGACAACGCGGGCAGCATCGCCACGGCCAGGGCGATCGGGTACCGGCCGGCCGGGGGCGAACCGGTCGTCGTGCACGAGGGACGACGCCGACTCGTGCTGCACCGCTGGGAACGCGGCGGCGCGGTCACGCCCCGCACCCGCTCCTGATGTTAGGAAGGGGCCCTTCCTATACACGAGGCGTTAGGAGGGGGCCCTTCCTTACATCTGCGGGTCAGGTGGTGCCGAGGGCGTCGATGTCGCGCATCTCCTCGGCGTTGAGCGAGAAGCCGAAGACGTCGGCGTTGGCCCGGATCCGGTCCGGGGTCACCGACTTGGGGATCGCCACGATCTCGTGGTCGAGGTGCCAGCGCAGCACCACCTGGGCCGGCGAGACGTTGTGCGCGCCAGCGATCCGGGTCAGCACCGGGTCCGACAGGTCACTGCTCTTGAAAGGGCTGTAGCCCTCCAGCACCACTCCCCGGTCGCGGTGCTCGGCGTGCCGCTGCCGGTCGTACAGCCGAGGGCTCCACTTGATCTGGTTGACCGCCGGGTTCTCCTCGGTGGCCTGGATCAGCTCGTCGATCTGCGGGGTGCTGAAGTTGCTCACGCCGACCGCGCGGGCCAGGTTCTCGTCCCGGGCAGCGAGCATTTCCCGCCAGGCCGGGATCAGGTCGCCGGGATTGCTCGGCGGCCAGTGCATCAGCCACAGGTCGACGTGGTCGACGCCGAGCGCGCGCAGGCTCGCCTCGATCGTCTCGCGTTCCCGACCGACCTGGTCGGGCGGCAGTTTGGTGGTGATGAAGACGTCCTCGCGACGCAGCCCGCTCTCGCGGATCGCCCGGCCGACCTCCTCCTCGTTGCCGTACATCGTGGCCGTGTCGATGTGCCGGTAGCCCGCGTCCAGTGCGGCGAGCACGGCCTTGTAGCCGGTCTCGCCGGTGGCCTGCCAGGTGCCGAAGCCGAGCAGAGGGATCCGGACGTCGCCGGGGAGGACGGCGGTGGGCTGGTCGAGGTGGTCCATACCGACCGTTCTACCCCTGATCGCCGCCGCCATTCCCGGACTCGGGCACGCCGGCCCGGTTTGTCGGAGAATGTCGTCGTGGCTGACCGGCTGGAGGAGTACCGGCGCAAGCGGGACGCGGCGCGTACCCCGGAGCCGGTGCCGAGGCCCTGCGCACCGCCCGTGAGCAGGGGTTGCCCGGGGTCGTGGCGAAGCGGCTGGACTCCGGCTACGAGCCCGGACGGCGCAGCCCGGCGCGGCGCAGCGTCGACGCGAGCTGAGAGGGCCCGACGTGCACCTGACCCACCTGGAGTGCCCGCGCTGCGGCACCGAGCACGACGCCGGCGTACCGCAGAACCTCTGCGGGTGCGGCTCGCCGCTGCTGGCCCGCTACGACCTGGCGGCGGTGCGGCGGACTGTCGAGCCGGAACGGTTCGGGCTGCGCCCGGCCGACCTGTGGCGCTACCGGGAGCTGCTGCCGGTGACGGAACCGGCCCACGTCACCACGCTCGGTGAGGGCTGGACGCCGATGCTGCGCGCCCCGGCGTACGGTGCGGAGATCGGTGTCGACGAGTTGCTGGTCAAGGACGAGGGGTTGACCCCGACCGGCTCGTTCAAGGCGCGCGGCGCCGCGGTGGGGGTGAGCCGGGCCCGGGAGTTGGGGGTGCAGCGGATCGCCATGCCGACCAACGGCAACGCGGGCGCCGCCTGGGCCACCTACGCGGCCCGCGCCGGGATGGGTGCGACGATCGCCATGCCGCTGTCCGCACCGACCATCTGCCGCCGCGAGTGCGTGGCCGCCGGGGCGGACCTGCGCCTGGTCGACGGGCTGATCGGCGACGCCGGGCGCCAGGTCGCCGCGCTCGTCGCGGCCTCGGCCGGTTCGGTCTTCGACGCCGGTACGCTGCGCGAGCCGTACCGGCTCGAAGGCAAGAAGACGATGGGGTACGAGATCGTCGAGCAGTTGGGCTGGCAGGTGCCCGACGTGATCGTCTACCCGACCGGTGGCGGGGTGGGGCTGATCGGCATCCACAAGGCGCTCGGTGAGCTGAGTGAGCTGGGCTGGGTCGAGGACAAGTTGCCCCGGCTGGTGGCGGTGCAGTCCACCGGCTGCGCGCCGATCGTGCGCGCGTTCGCGGCCGGTGCGGACCGGGCGGAGCCGTGGGCGGACGCGCACACGGTGGCGTTCGGCATCACGGTGCCGGCGCCGCTCGGCGACGAGTTGATCCTGACCGCGCTACGCGCGACCGCCGGGACCGCGATCGCGGTGGACGACGCCGAGTTCCTCGCCGACCTGCGGGACTTCGCGGCCCGGGAGGGTCTGCTGCTCTGTCCGGAGGGGGCGGCCTGCCTGACCGCCGTCCGCAGGTTGCGCGCCGGTGGCTGGATCCGCGCGGGCGAGCGGGTGGTGGTGCTCAACACCGGGGCTGGCCTGAAGTACCCGGACACCGTGGACGTGAGCGGCGTACCGGTGCTGCCCGCCTGACGCCCGGCCGGTCACTCGGCGGACGGGTCGGTCAACCGCCAGGCGGCGTTGACCAGGCCGATGTGCGACAACGCCGGCGGGGTGTTGCCGAGCTGCGCGCCGGTGGTCAGGTCGATCTGTTCGCTGAGCAAAACGCGTAGTCGGAGATCGGCGGCTGCGCCATCCGGTGTGCGTACCCGGGTCCTCGACCACATCACGCCGGCCCGGACGCCCGGGCCGGCGGGACGGGTCAGGAGGTCGGCGGCTCGTCCTCGCCCGCGGCCTCGGCCGCGTCGGCCTCCTCCTTGGTCTTGTGCACCGCCTGGTCGGCATGCTCCGGCGGCCCGTAGACGGTGTAGAGCACCAGCGGGTTCGGTCCGGTGTTGACGAAGTTGTGCTTCGTCCCGGCCGGCACCACCACGAGGTCGCCCTGCACGACCTCGCGCTTCTCGCCGGCCACTCGGGCCTCGCCGGTGCCGCTGACGAAGGTGAGGATCTGGTCGATGTCCTCGTGGACCTCCTCGCCGATCTCACCGCCCGCCGGGATCGTCATGATCACCAGTTGGGTGTGCTTCCCGGTCCACAGCACGCGCCGGAAGTCCGGGCTCTTCTCGGCGACCGTGGCAATAGTGAAGTGCTCCATGACCGGCACATACCCCGTTGCGCGCCACCCCACGCCGGGACTTGCAGATAGTGGAATTGGGCACGATCCGAGGGTTTGGACACGCTCCGAACGGGGATCGACACGACCGGCCGGCACTGGTCGGCCATGCCAGGTCCCCGCTGACGTACCGCCGTACGGGCTGCGGTGGCGGGAGACGGCTGAGCGCGGCGACGTTCGGGTCCTCGGATCGAACGGCGCCGTGCGCTCGTGCCCGGCTCCGCTCGGCGCCCGCACGGGCTACGCCAGCACGGCCAGGTGAAACGGCCGGTCGGCGGAGGCCCCGGCGCTGTCGAAGGTGGTCACGAAGACCGCGTTCGGGATGCCGGTACGCCCGGCGACGGCGATCTGACCGGACGGCCCCAGCCCCGAACTGCCCGACAGCCCCACCGTGCCGACGCAACCGGCAGCGGTCACGTCCTGGTCGAAGACCACCTGGTACATCCCGGTGCTCAACCGGTCGGCCGTCGCCGCGCCCATCCCCCGGACCAGGACGCCGTTGGCGGCGACCACTGCGAACAGCACCCTCGCCGTGGACGGCATGCCGGCGCCGCCGCAGGTGGTGTGCGCGGCGTCGGCGCGGGCCGTGGTCTCCTCTCCCGGCTCCGGCTGGGCCGCCCGTTGGCTCCTGGCTCTCGCGCTGGACATTGTGCTCCTCTCCAGCCGGCCCCGGTGGCCGAGGCGTGTTGAGTTGATTCGGGTGGCTAAGAAGGATCAGCACCGATCAGCACCCTTTGTGCCTCGAA from Micromonospora craniellae encodes the following:
- a CDS encoding golvesin C-terminal-like domain-containing protein, whose translation is MRADVAARMSGSTTWTATVDNGTAGRFTAGTNWGVSSYSGQRHGPDYRYATPVAASDAAWYRFDVPASATYRVEVWHPADPGYNSATPYIGTTIGGNRTIQVDQRTGGGRWRSLGTFALPAGDANRVAVSRWSSASGYVVADAVRLSRV
- a CDS encoding cupin domain-containing protein translates to MEHFTIATVAEKSPDFRRVLWTGKHTQLVIMTIPAGGEIGEEVHEDIDQILTFVSGTGEARVAGEKREVVQGDLVVVPAGTKHNFVNTGPNPLVLYTVYGPPEHADQAVHKTKEEADAAEAAGEDEPPTS
- a CDS encoding threonine synthase encodes the protein MHLTHLECPRCGTEHDAGVPQNLCGCGSPLLARYDLAAVRRTVEPERFGLRPADLWRYRELLPVTEPAHVTTLGEGWTPMLRAPAYGAEIGVDELLVKDEGLTPTGSFKARGAAVGVSRARELGVQRIAMPTNGNAGAAWATYAARAGMGATIAMPLSAPTICRRECVAAGADLRLVDGLIGDAGRQVAALVAASAGSVFDAGTLREPYRLEGKKTMGYEIVEQLGWQVPDVIVYPTGGGVGLIGIHKALGELSELGWVEDKLPRLVAVQSTGCAPIVRAFAAGADRAEPWADAHTVAFGITVPAPLGDELILTALRATAGTAIAVDDAEFLADLRDFAAREGLLLCPEGAACLTAVRRLRAGGWIRAGERVVVLNTGAGLKYPDTVDVSGVPVLPA
- a CDS encoding FAD-dependent monooxygenase, whose product is MRGSPLRILVVGAGIAGLAVARALRLAGFRPDVTDKAPPGELADAGLYLPGNAARALRRLDLDDPVRPYGQVIHRQRFLDAAGVPLCDVDLDTLWAGVGECRALPRADLHRVLLSGAGGAVRHGAEVRTIDLLPNTVGVTFVDGTQTEYDLVIGADGPRSSIRVLAALGGPPRPAGQVVYRGVVRDGPVVRDWTALLGQRSGILVVPIGAGRLHCYADEAGTAPPADPRAGMRELFGGYGGPVPEVLDALGTVHASVTDEVELGRWHRGRVLLVGDAAHATAPTLSQGAAMALEDAVVLAESLRAAGSVEAALTAYESRRRPRTRWVRDRTRDRNRTRDVPPALRDPLLRGRGDRIFGEHYRLLLGPL
- a CDS encoding aldo/keto reductase, producing MDHLDQPTAVLPGDVRIPLLGFGTWQATGETGYKAVLAALDAGYRHIDTATMYGNEEEVGRAIRESGLRREDVFITTKLPPDQVGRERETIEASLRALGVDHVDLWLMHWPPSNPGDLIPAWREMLAARDENLARAVGVSNFSTPQIDELIQATEENPAVNQIKWSPRLYDRQRHAEHRDRGVVLEGYSPFKSSDLSDPVLTRIAGAHNVSPAQVVLRWHLDHEIVAIPKSVTPDRIRANADVFGFSLNAEEMRDIDALGTT
- a CDS encoding GNAT family N-acetyltransferase, which translates into the protein MSIVSAKITVDENFHQSTRLPRSVRARTLAEPTTGGPTVRTDTPHGDGLVLRPWAERDLPQLVLIFDHPEMAHRLPVASPFDRTAAEAYLAKASASRERLYLAVTGPDDLALGEVMLNLVTGGIGYAVGPPYRGRRLAARALRLVTAYADSIPGLPSTYLEIEADNAGSIATARAIGYRPAGGEPVVVHEGRRRLVLHRWERGGAVTPRTRS
- the ctaD gene encoding aa3-type cytochrome oxidase subunit I, producing MTTVAPKPVVTRPWPVREPVKGSAIARLLRSTDAKQIGIMYMVTAFVFFMIGGLMALIMRAELARPGLQFLSPEQYNQLFTMHGTIMLLFFATPIVFAFGNYIVPIQIGAPDVSFPRLNSFAYWLYLFGGTMATAGFLTPGGAADFGWTAYTPLSTTEHAPGVGANMWVVGLAISGLGTILGAVNLITTILTLRAPGMTMFRMPIFTWNMLVTSLLVILVFPLLAAALFALAADRLLGAHVYSPDTGGPMLWQHLFWFFGHPEVYIIALPFFGIISEIIPVFSRKPIFGYKGLVAATIAIAGLSMSVWAHHMFATGQVLLPFFSFLSYLIAVPTGMKFFNWIGTMWRGQISFETPMLWSVGFLVTFLFGGLTGVLLAAPPLDFHMHDSYFVVAHFHYVLFGTIVFAVFAGIYFWFPKMFGRMLDERLGKIHFWLTMIGFHTTFLVQHWLGNEGMPRRYADYQAIDGFTTLNMISTIGAFITGISTLPFIYNCWKAYKAGPVVEVDDPWGHGNSLEWATTSPPPLRNFDRMPRIRSERPAFDAKFPELAAGQTLAGPPEGGSKPLTSESDGGASYQEDTSSDIDRR